One part of the Sorangiineae bacterium MSr11954 genome encodes these proteins:
- a CDS encoding FHA domain-containing protein, with the protein MSVLRFQIRQPSGQIDQLFIESERVLIGSGAHCEIRLPLDQAAVEHALVQMGPAGVFVQALSFNPPPTVNGIPFTQGPLAAEAVLGVGQFQINVTRAEGAAAQQAVGGAQPKKKGGASPVSLLALIGLAGGGYMMFFMDAKSDLDMTQYKAPELWGAPVAQCSQPAPDRAGAFALERFGVGSSLRERRPFHVQDGINAVPIFETSSACYRVARDEPAAAEAMAAANALRKEITDDYRTHRVRLEHSLQVDDLQTARREVKILLQFTEGKQGDYVTWLSNLDRSLKLKLGRPAS; encoded by the coding sequence GTGAGCGTCTTACGTTTCCAGATCCGGCAGCCCAGTGGACAGATCGATCAGCTGTTCATCGAGTCCGAGCGTGTGCTCATCGGAAGCGGTGCACACTGCGAAATCCGGCTGCCGCTCGATCAAGCCGCGGTGGAGCACGCGCTCGTGCAAATGGGGCCGGCCGGCGTCTTCGTGCAGGCGCTCTCCTTCAACCCTCCCCCCACCGTCAACGGCATCCCCTTCACGCAAGGTCCGCTGGCCGCCGAAGCGGTGCTGGGCGTGGGGCAGTTCCAGATCAACGTCACGCGCGCGGAGGGCGCCGCGGCCCAGCAAGCCGTCGGCGGCGCGCAGCCGAAGAAGAAGGGCGGCGCCAGCCCCGTCTCGCTGCTCGCGCTCATCGGCCTCGCGGGCGGCGGCTACATGATGTTCTTCATGGACGCCAAGTCCGACCTCGACATGACGCAGTACAAAGCCCCCGAGCTCTGGGGCGCCCCCGTCGCGCAGTGCTCGCAACCGGCCCCCGATCGCGCGGGTGCGTTCGCGCTCGAGCGCTTCGGCGTCGGCAGCTCGCTCCGAGAGCGGCGGCCGTTCCACGTGCAGGACGGCATCAACGCGGTGCCCATCTTCGAGACGTCGTCGGCCTGTTACCGCGTGGCCCGCGACGAACCCGCGGCCGCCGAGGCCATGGCGGCCGCGAACGCGCTCCGCAAGGAGATCACCGACGACTACCGCACCCACCGTGTGCGGCTCGAGCACTCGCTGCAGGTCGACGACCTGCAGACCGCGCGACGAGAAGTGAAGATCCTTCTCCAGTTCACCGAGGGAAAGCAGGGCGACTACGTCACCTGGCTCTCCAACTTGGATCGCAGCCTGAAATTGAAGTTGGGGCGTCCCGCCTCGTAA
- a CDS encoding CpaF family protein, with translation MSGGHEKIPKEVFEETLLQFFAPIRPFLDDPAVSEVMINGPGQIYIERKGQLTLTEAKFESREHLAAGLRNLAQFVGKHADEFKPILEGRLPDGSRVEAVLPPCAPDGPAIAIRRFFKETLTVQRLIGFGALTEDAASALHAMVASKLNILVAGGTGSGKTSMLNALSSFIPEGERVVIIEDSRELQLQKAHVVQLEARPGDPKGRGAVSIRDLFKATLRMRPDRIVVGEIRGGEALDLIQAMTSGHGGCLSTLHATYPRDTLSRLETMAMMSDIEMPLVAMRIQLGSAVNLIVQVSRLQDGSRKMTHITEVLGFDQNTNSYITQDVFVRKYLGMGSKGEILSEFVPSGIMPRCLEQVHEHGMDLPACIYDAAHAAQSNGHG, from the coding sequence ATGAGCGGCGGCCACGAAAAAATCCCCAAGGAAGTCTTCGAAGAGACCCTGCTCCAGTTCTTCGCCCCCATCCGTCCCTTCTTGGACGATCCGGCGGTGAGCGAGGTCATGATCAACGGCCCCGGCCAGATCTACATCGAGCGCAAAGGCCAGCTGACCCTCACGGAGGCCAAGTTCGAGAGCCGCGAGCACTTGGCGGCGGGCCTCCGCAACCTGGCGCAGTTCGTCGGCAAGCACGCCGACGAGTTCAAGCCGATCCTCGAAGGTCGCTTGCCCGACGGATCGCGCGTCGAGGCGGTGCTCCCGCCCTGCGCGCCCGATGGTCCGGCCATCGCCATCCGTCGCTTCTTCAAGGAGACGTTGACCGTTCAGCGCCTCATCGGCTTCGGCGCCCTCACCGAGGACGCGGCGAGCGCGCTGCACGCCATGGTCGCCAGCAAGCTGAACATCCTGGTGGCCGGAGGAACGGGCAGCGGCAAGACCTCCATGCTCAACGCGCTCTCGTCGTTCATCCCCGAGGGCGAGCGCGTGGTCATCATCGAGGACTCGCGCGAGCTGCAGCTCCAAAAAGCGCACGTCGTGCAGCTCGAGGCGCGGCCCGGCGATCCCAAGGGGCGCGGCGCGGTGTCCATCCGCGATCTCTTCAAGGCCACCCTGCGTATGCGTCCCGACCGAATCGTCGTTGGGGAGATCCGTGGTGGCGAAGCCCTCGACTTGATTCAAGCGATGACCTCGGGTCACGGTGGGTGTCTCTCCACCCTCCACGCCACCTACCCGCGCGACACGCTGAGCCGGCTCGAGACCATGGCGATGATGAGCGACATCGAAATGCCGCTGGTTGCCATGCGCATTCAGCTCGGTTCCGCGGTAAACTTGATCGTGCAGGTCTCGCGCCTGCAGGACGGTTCGCGCAAGATGACGCACATCACCGAGGTGCTCGGTTTCGATCAAAATACGAACTCGTACATCACGCAAGACGTGTTCGTTCGGAAGTACCTGGGGATGGGGTCCAAGGGCGAGATCTTGAGCGAGTTCGTCCCGTCTGGAATCATGCCCCGATGCCTCGAACAGGTTCACGAGCACGGTATGGATCTCCCCGCGTGCATCTACGACGCTGCGCACGCCGCGCAAAGTAATGGTCATGGCTGA